Proteins encoded together in one Lutra lutra chromosome 4, mLutLut1.2, whole genome shotgun sequence window:
- the KIAA2013 gene encoding uncharacterized protein KIAA2013 homolog, which yields MAAQRLKGRPGLLSSSWARRLLCLLGLLLLLLWFAGSGARRAAGGLHLLPWSRGESGAAEPSACLEAATRSWRGLRERGEAVPLGPGVPALVANGFLALDVAANRLWVTPGEREPAVAPDFVPFVQLRPLSALSEAGESVLLLREGLLRRVRCLQLGTSGPGPAAAAPGPASASGLVTGSGRDCVLLQEDFLAHRGRPHVYLQRIQLNNPTERVAALQTVGPTAGPVPRAFTSTLEKVGDHQFLLYSGRSPPFPTGLVHLVVVAAKKLVNRLQVAPKTQLDETVLWVVHVSGPISPQVLKSKASKELKVLQDLARKEMLELLEMPAAELLQDHQHLWAQLFSPGVEMKKITDAHTPSGLTVNLTLYYMLSCSPAPLLSPGLSHRERDQMESTLNYEDHCFSGHATMHAENLWPGRLASVPQILQLSDLWRLTLQKRGCKGLVRVGAPGILQGMVLSFGGLQFTENHLQFQADPDVLHNSYALRGIRYKNDHIDLAVLADPEGKPYLHVSVESRGRPVKVYACEAGCLEEPVELTSAPQGHTFPVMVTQPITPLLYISTDLAHLQDLRHTLHLKAILAHDEHMAQQDPGLPFLFWFSVASLITLFHLFLFKLIYNEYCGPGAKPLFRSKEDPSV from the exons ATGGCTGCGCAGCGGCTTAAGGGGCGGCCGGGTCTCCTGTCGAGCAGCTGGGCCCGCCGCCTACTCTGCCTGCTCggcctcctgctgctgcttctgtggTTCGCCGGCTCCGGGGCGCGGCGGGCCGCGGGCGGCCTGCACCTACTGCCCTGGTCCCGCGGCGAGTCGGGCGCCGCtgagccctctgcctgcctggagGCGGCCACCCGCTCCTGGCGCGGCCTGCGGGAGCGCGGCGAGGCTGTTCCGCTGGGCCCTGGAGTGCCGGCCCTGGTGGCCAACGGCTTCCTGGCACTGGACGTGGCCGCCAACCGGCTGTGGGTGACTCCTGGAGAACGAGAGCCCGCCGTGGCGCCGGACTTCGTGCCCTTCGTGCAGCTGCGCCCGCTCAGTGCGCTCTCCGAAGCGGGAGAGTCGGTGCTGCTGCTACGTGAAGGGCTGCTGCGCCGAGTGCGTTGCCTGCAGCTTGGGACCTCGGGTCCTGGCCCTGCGGCCGCCGCCCCCGGGCCCGCCTCGGCCTCCGGCCTGGTCACAGGATCAGGCCGCGACTGCGTGCTTCTGCAAGAGGACTTTCTGGCGCACCGGGGCCGACCCCACGTCTATCTGCAGCGCATCCAGCTCAACAATCCCACGGAGCGGGTGGCCGCGCTGCAGACTGTGGGGCCCACTGCCGGCCCGGTCCCCAGAGCCTTCACCAGTACCCTGGAGAAGGTGGGAGATCATCAGTTCCTCCTCTACTCAGGCCGGTCCCCGCCTTTTCCCACGGGGCTGGTGCACCTGGTGGTGGTAGCGGCCAAGAAGCTAGTGAACCGGCTCCAAGTGGCTCCCAAGACACAGCTGGACGAGACAGTGTTGTGGGTGGTGCATGTTTCAGGCCCCATTAGCCCCCAGGTGCTCAAAAGCAAAGCATCCAAGGAGCTCAAGGTGCTCCAGGATTTGGCCCGAAAGGAAATGCTGGAGCTCTTGGAGATGCCCGCGGCTGAGCTCCTTCAGGACCACCAGCACCTCTGGGCTCAGCTCTTCAGCCCAG GTGTGGAAATGAAGAAGATCACGGACGCCCACACCCCGTCGGGCCTGACCGTGAACCTGACGCTGTACTACATGCTCTCCTGCTCCCCGGCCCCCCTGCTCAGCCCCGGCCTGAGCCACCGGGAGCGCGACCAGATGGAGTCGACGCTCAACTATGAAGACCACTGCTTCAGCGGCCACGCCACCATGCACGCCGAGAACCTGTGGCCGGGCCGCCTGGCCTCCGTCCCGCAGATCCTGCAGCTCTCCGACCTGTGGAGGCTGACCTTGCAGAAGCGCGGCTGCAAGGGGCTGGTGCGGGTCGGCGCCCCCGGCATCCTGCAGGGCATGGTGCTCAGCTTCGGGGGCCTCCAGTTCACCGAGAACCACCTGCAGTTCCAGGCCGACCCTGACGTGCTGCACAACAGCTACGCCCTGCGCGGCATCCGCTACAAGAACGACCACATCGACCTGGCCGTGCTCGCGGACCCCGAGGGCAAGCCGTACCTGCACGTGTCCGTGGAGTCACGCGGTCGGCCCGTCAAGGTCTACGCGTGCGAGGCGGGCTGCCTGGAGGAGCCCGTGGAGCTGACCTCGGCGCCTCAGGGCCACACCTTCCCGGTCATGGTGACGCAGCCCATCACGCCGCTGCTGTACATCTCCACCGACCTCGCGCACCTGCAGGACCTACGCCACACACTGCACCTCAAGGCCATCTTGGCCCACGATGAGCACATGGCCCAGCAGGACCCCGGGCTGCCTTTCCTCTTCTGGTTCAGCGTGGCCTCCCTCATCACCCTCTTCCACCTCTTCCTCTTCAAGCTCATCTACAACGAGTACTGTGGGCCTGGGGCCAAGCCCCTCTTCAGGAGTAAG GAGGACCCCAGTGTCTGA